A single window of Calorimonas adulescens DNA harbors:
- a CDS encoding helix-turn-helix domain-containing protein, translated as MEQWYTIQNLYSKGYGKKTIARMLGISKNTVKKVLDSSEFPRYKRVREVEKKIDKFTDAIIDMYYN; from the coding sequence ATAGAGCAATGGTATACAATACAAAACTTGTATTCCAAAGGTTATGGAAAAAAGACCATTGCCAGAATGCTTGGTATTTCCAAAAATACAGTTAAGAAGGTATTGGATAGTAGCGAATTTCCCAGATACAAAAGGGTAAGGGAGGTGGAGAAGAAAATTGATAAGTTTACCGATGCCATAATAGATATGTATTACAATAA
- a CDS encoding glucose 1-dehydrogenase produces MKLENKVAIVTGASAGMGKAIAAMYAKEGAKVLAVARRLERLNELAKETAGYPGELIPFVGDMMDKAQVEGMVDEAVKRFGRLDILVNNAGIMDDFSPIGDFDDKMFEKVMKLNLEAPAYSMRKAVKLFEKQGGGVIINVASVGGLFGCRAGAIYTASKHGLIGLTKNTAYMYGSKNIRCNAICPGAITTEIGTGEFMQHTNKNGMDIAMKGTNLIYRPGEADEIAKVAVFLASEDSSYINGQAIVVDGGWTCY; encoded by the coding sequence ATGAAATTAGAGAACAAAGTCGCCATTGTAACCGGTGCAAGTGCAGGAATGGGGAAAGCGATTGCAGCAATGTATGCAAAGGAAGGCGCCAAGGTGCTCGCAGTTGCTAGGAGATTGGAAAGATTGAATGAACTTGCCAAAGAAACTGCAGGATATCCTGGCGAACTTATTCCATTTGTTGGTGATATGATGGATAAAGCTCAGGTTGAAGGAATGGTTGACGAGGCTGTGAAAAGATTTGGCAGATTAGATATTCTTGTAAACAATGCCGGAATTATGGACGATTTCAGCCCTATAGGCGATTTTGACGACAAGATGTTTGAAAAAGTCATGAAATTGAACTTGGAAGCTCCTGCTTATTCGATGAGAAAAGCAGTGAAACTATTTGAGAAACAAGGTGGCGGAGTAATTATCAATGTTGCTTCCGTGGGAGGCCTTTTTGGTTGCAGAGCAGGTGCAATCTACACAGCATCAAAACATGGATTAATAGGGCTTACAAAAAATACCGCCTACATGTACGGCAGCAAAAACATAAGATGTAATGCGATCTGCCCTGGTGCCATAACAACAGAGATTGGCACGGGCGAATTTATGCAACACACAAATAAGAATGGAATGGATATAGCCATGAAGGGCACCAATCTTATATACAGACCTGGTGAAGCGGATGAAATTGCCAAAGTAGCAGTGTTCCTTGCATCAGAGGATTCCTCATATATCAATGGCCAGGCAATTGTTGTAGATGGTGGCTGGACTTGCTATTAA
- a CDS encoding FAD-dependent oxidoreductase, with amino-acid sequence MMNPKYKKIFEPIQIGHMLVKNRIESSPAAPRLADINGLVTPELVEWSRQLAKGGAGIVTVGISMVTPLNGMPSGFCVNMGSDNVIPGLAVLADAVHRYGAKASIELAGFAFGHEMPEGKSPIDMMSQEDINNWIKLFADAAERALKAGMDMVLLHGGHGILISNFFSPLFNHRTDKYGGSIENRARFACELLDAIRERVGRKLAIEFRISAEEMVPGGVKLEDTIEFVKIIQDKIDLLHVSAGMLLIDELVPITTQPTYLKRGYNVHYAAELKKAGIKVPITTVGSIDLDLAAEILERGDADICAMIRTLIADPDCVNKARTGREDEIRPCIRCVTCLNRTHGSLGLRVACAVNPLAGRELEFRNVSAVADKKKKVVVIGGGPAGMEAARTAADRGHQVVLFEKSEKLGGTLNMAVAPEFKKDLKAYLNWAIRMTAKHPGIKIRLATEATPEIIKAENPDAIVVAVGAEPNIPPIPGLDGENVVWVGDLEAGNVQVGDNILVAGGGLTGCEVALDLARKGKKVSIVEMVSEKEMIDVSPIPMTALIKLLKEEGVTILANHKLLRVNVNTAVVEGKDGIKNIAFDTLIVSLGVKPKIEEASKFADLADEVYYVGDCTTNRGNLYTSTTSGFNAGMDI; translated from the coding sequence ATGATGAACCCTAAGTATAAGAAGATTTTCGAACCCATTCAGATTGGCCACATGCTGGTGAAAAACCGTATAGAATCCTCACCTGCTGCTCCGCGTTTAGCCGACATAAATGGTCTGGTGACACCTGAGCTCGTTGAATGGAGCCGTCAATTAGCAAAAGGTGGTGCAGGTATAGTCACTGTAGGTATTTCTATGGTGACACCTCTCAATGGTATGCCCAGCGGTTTTTGTGTGAACATGGGAAGCGATAACGTAATACCGGGCCTTGCTGTGTTGGCGGATGCCGTACATCGGTATGGAGCCAAGGCATCGATCGAACTCGCTGGATTTGCATTTGGACATGAAATGCCTGAAGGCAAGTCGCCTATCGATATGATGTCTCAAGAAGATATAAATAATTGGATCAAGTTATTTGCCGATGCAGCAGAACGCGCTCTTAAAGCTGGAATGGACATGGTCTTGCTTCATGGAGGGCATGGAATACTTATCAGCAACTTCTTTTCACCGTTGTTTAACCACCGTACAGATAAATATGGCGGCAGCATAGAAAATCGAGCCCGTTTTGCCTGCGAGCTCTTGGATGCCATAAGGGAGAGAGTCGGAAGAAAACTTGCCATAGAATTCCGTATTAGCGCCGAGGAGATGGTGCCCGGTGGAGTTAAATTGGAGGATACCATTGAATTTGTAAAAATAATCCAGGACAAAATTGACCTTCTTCATGTCTCAGCAGGAATGTTATTGATTGACGAATTGGTTCCAATAACCACTCAGCCCACTTATCTAAAGCGAGGCTATAACGTACATTATGCCGCAGAACTAAAGAAAGCCGGAATTAAAGTGCCGATTACTACAGTGGGTTCTATTGATTTAGACCTTGCCGCCGAGATATTAGAAAGAGGCGATGCTGATATATGCGCTATGATACGCACACTAATTGCCGACCCGGATTGCGTAAATAAGGCACGCACAGGGAGAGAAGATGAAATCAGGCCCTGTATCCGCTGCGTAACCTGCTTGAATCGCACTCACGGCTCTCTTGGGCTACGTGTGGCTTGTGCGGTAAATCCGCTGGCTGGGCGAGAGTTAGAGTTTAGAAACGTTTCAGCAGTTGCTGATAAAAAAAAGAAGGTTGTGGTAATTGGAGGTGGCCCAGCAGGAATGGAAGCTGCGCGCACAGCGGCAGACCGCGGCCATCAGGTAGTGCTCTTCGAAAAATCTGAAAAATTAGGCGGTACTTTAAATATGGCAGTAGCTCCTGAATTTAAAAAAGATCTAAAAGCATACCTCAATTGGGCCATTAGAATGACTGCAAAACATCCTGGTATCAAAATCAGGCTGGCTACTGAGGCTACCCCTGAAATAATAAAAGCAGAAAATCCTGACGCAATTGTTGTCGCAGTGGGTGCAGAACCCAACATACCCCCGATACCGGGCCTGGATGGTGAGAATGTGGTTTGGGTCGGCGATCTTGAGGCTGGAAATGTTCAGGTAGGAGACAACATCCTCGTAGCCGGCGGAGGGCTGACAGGTTGTGAAGTTGCCCTTGATCTTGCTCGCAAAGGAAAGAAAGTATCAATTGTTGAAATGGTAAGTGAAAAAGAGATGATAGATGTATCACCTATTCCGATGACCGCTCTGATTAAGCTTCTGAAGGAAGAAGGCGTGACAATCCTTGCAAATCATAAGCTTTTAAGGGTAAATGTCAACACTGCTGTTGTAGAAGGGAAAGACGGAATAAAGAATATTGCTTTCGATACCCTCATTGTATCACTGGGAGTTAAGCCGAAGATAGAGGAAGCAAGCAAATTTGCGGATTTGGCAGATGAAGTATATTATGTCGGTGATTGTACAACTAACCGCGGAAACCTGTATACTTCAACTACATCCGGGTTCAATGCTGGCATGGATATATAA
- a CDS encoding pyridoxamine 5'-phosphate oxidase family protein has product MDEVLQFLKDNSPFYLATIDGDTPKVRPFGFVMKYEGKLCFCTNNQKDVYRQLKANPKFEISATAKTGEWLRLKGKAVFITSRESKKAALDTMPSLRSLYSEDDPIYEIFCADEAEATFYSMSGPSKNVRL; this is encoded by the coding sequence ATGGATGAAGTTTTACAGTTTTTAAAAGATAACTCACCTTTTTATCTGGCAACCATAGACGGGGATACGCCCAAGGTACGCCCCTTTGGTTTTGTAATGAAATACGAAGGTAAGCTATGCTTCTGTACCAATAATCAAAAAGATGTCTATAGACAGCTGAAAGCCAACCCTAAATTTGAAATAAGCGCTACAGCAAAAACAGGTGAATGGCTTCGTCTAAAAGGCAAAGCTGTCTTCATCACTAGCCGCGAGTCCAAAAAAGCGGCACTGGACACCATGCCTTCTCTCAGGAGTTTGTACAGCGAGGATGATCCTATTTACGAAATCTTTTGTGCCGATGAGGCTGAGGCAACCTTTTACAGTATGAGTGGTCCTTCCAAAAATGTGAGGCTGTAG
- a CDS encoding winged helix-turn-helix transcriptional regulator — MNKKDMVNTMDCPVTYALNMIGGKWKIPILWTLSQNRVLRYNELKRKLNGITNMMLTQSLKEMESCGLIHREQYPEIPPRVEYSLTQAGLELLPAIDELAKWGARQMALRHTGNNESRSE; from the coding sequence ATGAATAAGAAAGATATGGTAAATACAATGGATTGCCCGGTAACGTATGCCTTAAATATGATTGGAGGGAAGTGGAAAATTCCAATCCTGTGGACATTGAGCCAAAATCGTGTACTTCGGTATAATGAGTTGAAAAGAAAGCTGAATGGGATTACCAACATGATGCTGACTCAATCCCTAAAAGAGATGGAAAGTTGCGGTCTGATACACAGAGAACAGTATCCGGAGATACCTCCGAGGGTGGAGTATTCGCTGACACAAGCAGGATTGGAGCTTTTGCCAGCCATAGATGAACTTGCAAAATGGGGTGCCCGCCAAATGGCATTGCGACATACTGGGAACAATGAGTCACGTTCAGAGTAA